One window of Rubrivirga sp. SAORIC476 genomic DNA carries:
- a CDS encoding TonB-dependent receptor — protein sequence MRLSSVGFVLVLLLAPSALAQGGGQTVRGVVMDGDTRVPLVGATVVVAGSEPLIGAATDAEGRFVLRAVPLGRHTLQVQSLGYAPRRLPNVLVQSGQETVLEVALREAVLTGDEVVVRAAARDGQPLNDMAAVSARSFSVEESRRYAGAVDDPARLAAAFPGVAATGTGVSDNALAIRGNAPRGVLWRLEGVEIPTPSHFAGLSVAGGGGQTLFSSQLLADSDVFTGAFPAEYGNALSGVFDMRFRTGNPGRREHTAQVGLLGLEFASEGPFQRGAPSTYLVNYRYSTLGLLMPLLPTDGATTYQDLSFKLAFPTRRAGRVEVWGIGGLDGQTLAETPDSSAWEFDFWDRTRMDLTLGVGAAGVSHHLVLGGRTYLRTSAAVTAQRTVWDQQRLADDLTLRPDFALRSTNGRASLGATLTHKLSPRHVSQSGVSVQQLVYDLDLRAAPDHVPPLVSVAEGDGSSTLVQAFTQSRLMPARGVDLTLGLHAQHLALTGHTAVEPRLGLTWAVSGRQEVRLGYGLHSQIEDLRIYLVQPDGTAQPNRDLDAALAHHLVVGTTRQLSETLRVGVEGYVQRLFDVPVVADRSFSLLNVRQDWTFAEALVNEGAGENVGVEVTLERPLRDGVYALLTGSLFRSRYRGGDGVWRPSRFDQRYAVNALVGREVRVGARNLLGLNVRVAALGGERRSPIDEAASAQREEVVYDETRAFEDRAPGVWVVDLTATYRINGRRVSQVWALQLKNALGATDSALDYSFLRDAVVDVDEGFPLPVLSYTVEW from the coding sequence ATGCGTCTCTCCTCTGTCGGGTTCGTCCTGGTCCTGCTGCTCGCTCCTTCTGCTCTGGCGCAGGGCGGCGGGCAGACCGTCCGCGGCGTCGTGATGGACGGCGACACGCGCGTGCCGCTCGTCGGCGCGACCGTCGTCGTAGCGGGCTCCGAGCCGCTGATCGGCGCGGCCACGGACGCCGAGGGCCGGTTCGTGCTCCGGGCCGTCCCGCTGGGTCGGCACACGCTTCAGGTCCAGAGCCTCGGCTACGCGCCGCGGCGGCTGCCCAACGTGCTCGTCCAGTCCGGACAGGAGACCGTCTTGGAGGTCGCGCTCCGCGAGGCGGTGCTGACCGGCGACGAGGTGGTGGTCCGCGCCGCGGCGCGCGATGGGCAGCCGCTGAACGACATGGCGGCCGTGAGTGCGCGGTCGTTCTCTGTCGAGGAGAGCCGACGCTACGCCGGGGCCGTGGACGACCCTGCCCGGCTGGCCGCGGCCTTCCCCGGCGTCGCCGCGACGGGGACCGGCGTCTCCGACAACGCGCTCGCCATCCGGGGCAACGCGCCGCGCGGGGTGCTCTGGCGGCTCGAAGGCGTCGAGATCCCGACGCCGAGCCACTTCGCCGGGCTGTCGGTCGCGGGCGGCGGCGGGCAGACGCTGTTCAGCAGCCAGCTCCTCGCCGACTCCGACGTGTTCACAGGCGCCTTCCCTGCCGAGTACGGCAACGCGCTCTCGGGCGTGTTCGACATGCGCTTCCGGACGGGCAACCCGGGCCGGCGTGAGCACACGGCGCAGGTCGGCCTGCTGGGCCTGGAGTTCGCCTCCGAGGGGCCGTTCCAGCGCGGCGCGCCGTCCACCTACCTGGTCAACTACCGGTATTCGACGCTCGGCCTGTTGATGCCGCTGCTCCCGACCGACGGCGCGACGACCTACCAGGACCTCTCCTTCAAACTGGCGTTTCCCACGCGCCGCGCCGGACGGGTCGAGGTGTGGGGGATCGGTGGGCTCGATGGTCAGACGCTCGCCGAGACCCCGGACTCGTCCGCCTGGGAGTTCGACTTCTGGGACCGGACGCGGATGGACTTGACCCTCGGCGTCGGGGCCGCGGGTGTGTCGCACCACCTCGTGCTCGGCGGCCGGACGTACCTGCGCACGAGCGCTGCCGTCACCGCCCAGCGGACGGTCTGGGACCAGCAGCGCCTCGCCGACGACCTGACGCTCCGGCCCGACTTCGCGCTCCGCAGTACGAACGGTCGCGCCAGCCTCGGTGCGACGCTGACTCACAAGCTGAGCCCGCGCCACGTCAGCCAGTCCGGGGTGAGCGTGCAGCAGCTGGTCTACGACCTCGACCTGCGCGCAGCACCCGATCACGTCCCGCCGCTGGTATCCGTGGCCGAGGGCGACGGCAGCAGCACGCTCGTCCAGGCGTTCACCCAGTCGCGCCTGATGCCCGCGCGCGGCGTCGACCTGACGCTGGGGCTGCACGCCCAGCACCTCGCACTGACCGGCCACACGGCCGTCGAGCCACGGCTCGGCCTGACGTGGGCGGTGTCCGGTCGACAGGAGGTGCGCCTGGGCTACGGGCTCCACAGCCAGATCGAGGACCTGCGGATCTACCTCGTCCAGCCCGACGGGACGGCGCAGCCGAACCGGGACCTGGACGCGGCGCTGGCCCACCACCTCGTGGTGGGGACGACGCGGCAGCTCTCCGAGACCCTGCGCGTGGGCGTCGAGGGCTACGTGCAGCGCCTGTTCGACGTGCCGGTCGTCGCCGATCGCTCCTTCTCGCTCCTCAACGTTCGTCAGGACTGGACCTTCGCCGAGGCGCTGGTGAACGAGGGCGCGGGCGAGAACGTGGGCGTCGAGGTCACGCTGGAGCGCCCGCTGCGGGACGGCGTCTACGCGCTGCTCACCGGCTCGCTCTTCCGGTCGCGCTACCGCGGGGGCGACGGCGTCTGGCGCCCGTCCCGGTTCGACCAGCGCTACGCCGTCAACGCGCTCGTGGGGCGCGAGGTGCGGGTCGGCGCCCGCAACCTGCTGGGCCTCAACGTGCGGGTCGCGGCGCTCGGCGGCGAGCGGCGGAGCCCGATCGACGAGGCGGCGTCGGCGCAGCGCGAGGAGGTCGTGTACGACGAGACGCGCGCCTTCGAGGACCGCGCGCCGGGCGTCTGGGTGGTGGACCTGACGGCGACCTACCGCATCAACGGCCGCCGCGTTTCCCAGGTCTGGGCGCTCCAGCTCAAGAACGCGCTCGGCGCGACCGACTCGGCGCTCGACTACAGCTTCCTGCGGGATGCCGTGGTGGACGTCGACGAGGGCTTTCCGCTGCCAGTGCTGAGCTACACCGTCGAGTGGTGA
- a CDS encoding aromatic ring-hydroxylating dioxygenase subunit alpha: protein MTTRTPLSAGPDGLLPDLTPDTLRVDPLERADTIPSSWYTDARLGPFEQRAVFRPSWQVVGHVSLVANAGDYVCATVAGEPIIVVRNADGEIRAFYNVCRHRGGPLAMDDHGACRMLQCRYHGWTYTLDGALRGVPRFDRTELFDRADFALVPVAVDVWEGLVWVCVGEPALPLAVTLDGIAERIAPQDLTGVRFHSRVEYAVACDWKVYVDNFLEGYHLPLVHPELCKTLDVSAYVTETFEWHSLQHSPIRETPDGGVYGEGDAFYYFVFPNVMLNILPGRLQTNVVLPDGPGRCRVLFDFFYADGTAPDQIAGDLAFSDAVQQEDIEICEAVQRGLASRGYDRGRFSVECEAGVHHFQALLKRAVADGIWNTGDPPAAPPGLRPA, encoded by the coding sequence GTGACGACACGCACGCCCCTCTCGGCCGGCCCCGACGGGCTCCTCCCCGACCTGACCCCGGACACGCTCCGCGTGGACCCGCTCGAACGGGCCGACACGATCCCGTCGAGCTGGTACACCGACGCACGCCTGGGCCCCTTCGAGCAACGCGCCGTGTTTCGGCCCTCGTGGCAGGTCGTCGGCCACGTGTCGCTGGTGGCGAACGCGGGTGACTACGTCTGCGCGACCGTCGCGGGTGAGCCCATCATCGTCGTCCGCAACGCCGACGGCGAGATCCGGGCGTTCTACAACGTCTGCCGCCACCGCGGCGGCCCGCTGGCGATGGACGACCACGGCGCGTGCCGGATGCTCCAGTGTCGGTACCACGGCTGGACCTACACGCTCGACGGCGCTCTGCGCGGCGTCCCCCGCTTCGACCGGACCGAGCTATTCGACCGCGCCGACTTCGCCCTGGTGCCGGTCGCCGTGGACGTGTGGGAGGGGCTGGTCTGGGTCTGCGTCGGTGAGCCCGCCCTCCCGCTGGCGGTGACGCTCGACGGCATCGCCGAGCGGATCGCGCCCCAGGACCTGACCGGCGTCCGCTTCCACTCGCGCGTCGAGTACGCCGTCGCCTGCGACTGGAAGGTCTACGTGGACAACTTCCTGGAGGGCTACCACCTGCCGCTCGTCCACCCCGAGCTGTGCAAGACGCTCGACGTGTCGGCCTACGTCACCGAGACGTTCGAGTGGCACAGCCTGCAGCACAGCCCCATCCGCGAGACGCCCGACGGCGGCGTCTACGGCGAGGGCGACGCGTTCTACTACTTCGTCTTCCCCAACGTGATGCTCAACATCCTGCCGGGGCGCCTCCAGACGAACGTGGTCCTGCCCGACGGTCCCGGCCGGTGCCGCGTCCTGTTCGACTTCTTCTACGCCGACGGCACGGCCCCGGACCAGATCGCGGGCGACCTCGCCTTCAGCGACGCGGTCCAGCAGGAGGACATCGAGATCTGTGAGGCCGTCCAGCGCGGCCTGGCGTCGCGCGGCTACGACCGCGGCCGCTTCTCGGTCGAGTGCGAGGCGGGCGTCCACCACTTCCAGGCGCTCCTCAAGCGCGCCGTCGCGGACGGCATCTGGAACACCGGCGACCCGCCCGCGGCCCCACCGGGCCTGCGCCCCGCCTGA
- a CDS encoding zinc-dependent alcohol dehydrogenase has protein sequence MKALTWHGQGDVRVDTHPDPEIQEPTDIVIKVTSTAICGSDLHLFDGFVPMMKEGDIIGHEPMGIVEEVGSGVTRLKKGDRVVVPFTISCGHCWFCEQTMYSLCDTTNPKPENARDAMGHSPAGVFGYSHLLGGIPGGQAEYLRVPHADVGPIVVPDGMTDEQVLFLSDIFPTGYMAAENAEIEPGDTVAVWGCGPVGQFAIQSAWMLGAGRVIAIDREPERLRMAKENSKAETVNFEEIDGPVHEHLIEMTGGRGPDRCIDAVGAEAHAANDAQALLDKAKQAVHLQSDQGYALQQAIMACRKGGTVSVPGVYAKTLTLPFGAAMNKGLTFKMGQTHVQRYLDPLMKKIQDGEIDPSFIITHTAPLDDAPQMYETFRDKKDDCIKVVLKP, from the coding sequence ATGAAAGCTCTTACCTGGCACGGCCAAGGCGACGTCCGCGTCGACACCCATCCCGACCCTGAGATCCAAGAGCCGACCGACATCGTCATCAAGGTGACCTCGACGGCCATCTGCGGCTCCGACCTCCACCTCTTCGACGGCTTCGTCCCGATGATGAAGGAAGGCGATATCATCGGCCACGAGCCGATGGGCATCGTCGAGGAGGTCGGAAGCGGCGTCACCCGCCTCAAGAAGGGCGATCGCGTGGTCGTCCCGTTCACCATCTCGTGCGGGCACTGCTGGTTCTGCGAGCAGACGATGTACTCGCTCTGCGACACCACCAACCCCAAGCCCGAGAACGCGCGCGACGCGATGGGCCACAGCCCGGCCGGCGTGTTCGGCTACTCGCACCTGCTGGGCGGCATCCCCGGCGGCCAGGCCGAGTACCTCCGCGTCCCCCACGCCGACGTGGGCCCGATCGTCGTGCCGGACGGGATGACCGACGAGCAGGTCCTCTTCCTCTCGGACATCTTCCCGACGGGCTACATGGCCGCCGAGAACGCCGAAATCGAACCCGGCGACACGGTCGCCGTCTGGGGCTGCGGGCCGGTCGGCCAGTTCGCCATCCAGAGCGCCTGGATGCTGGGCGCCGGGCGCGTGATCGCCATCGACCGCGAGCCCGAGCGGCTGCGCATGGCGAAGGAGAACTCGAAGGCCGAGACGGTCAACTTCGAGGAGATCGACGGGCCGGTCCACGAGCACCTGATCGAGATGACCGGCGGCCGCGGCCCGGACCGGTGCATCGACGCCGTCGGCGCGGAGGCCCACGCGGCCAACGACGCCCAGGCGCTGCTCGACAAGGCCAAGCAGGCCGTCCACCTGCAGAGCGACCAGGGCTACGCGCTCCAGCAGGCCATCATGGCGTGCCGCAAGGGCGGCACGGTCTCGGTGCCGGGCGTCTACGCCAAGACGCTGACGCTCCCCTTCGGCGCGGCCATGAACAAGGGGCTGACGTTCAAGATGGGCCAGACCCACGTCCAGCGCTACCTCGACCCGCTGATGAAGAAGATCCAGGACGGCGAGATCGACCCGTCGTTCATCATCACACACACGGCGCCGCTCGACGACGCGCCCCAGATGTACGAGACGTTCCGCGACAAGAAGGACGACTGCATCAAGGTCGTCCTCAAGCCCTGA
- a CDS encoding T9SS type A sorting domain-containing protein: MNHRWAPLVVPVLLALGTRAQPAPQEVQYPRTVLEAETTTLTAPAERQSVPVGVLTFDHSQNGVGWITWDPVFVPAGVARLEIVTDLRGTPDRRQTLRVNGATIADPDDGGPLRFCTAAAPACPAPMSRADGLAVRPVEADFGVDPTEAAYWTVDIRENEAGQAFSAVRFVSEAGAVLAVLPAARARVLNARFDWDTGDVLDGTSLRLAPGTRISWTVEVPDWPGSEAIAWPALLTAVYRAPEGARFAMELDGAALGEIPGRSSGEGAWAAVSEPFSLQRGVHQVSITALDEAVVDHATISVSGLSEGAASVLDPTDWRAYAPLAPGDVWHYRSTPPGCPGSTDCDASVDYKLFRLSATVDDEGQPAVRRTGSWLSTTDVVYQRTLRQDAGLRTVVEAGANAPYSPADVYAIDLPPTPCPLNGPGGVSPVCPPFASAPYHASQGITWTVTPNDTVVIGSDTLAGIPTRTAEVWSVTQFRNGPSYAPRTLTYAAGLGLVRQEQADGWVDELVYAEIGGQVTGTPAWVLVASEDAPEAAEDALRVGPNPTAGRVRIGLASSAPVEARVTVLDALGRQVLPPRDVRLGAASTSEVDLSRLGAGVYVVRVETAAAVRSHLVTRL, translated from the coding sequence ATGAACCATCGTTGGGCTCCACTCGTCGTCCCGGTGCTGCTCGCCCTCGGCACGCGAGCCCAACCCGCGCCTCAGGAGGTCCAGTACCCACGCACGGTCCTCGAAGCCGAGACGACCACCCTGACGGCTCCGGCAGAGCGGCAGTCGGTGCCCGTGGGGGTCCTGACCTTCGATCACTCGCAGAATGGGGTCGGGTGGATCACCTGGGACCCCGTGTTCGTGCCCGCCGGGGTCGCCCGGCTGGAGATCGTCACGGACCTGCGCGGGACTCCAGACCGGCGCCAGACTCTCAGAGTCAACGGAGCCACAATCGCCGACCCGGACGATGGCGGCCCGCTTCGCTTCTGCACGGCTGCCGCTCCCGCCTGCCCGGCACCGATGTCCCGGGCCGACGGACTGGCCGTCCGCCCCGTCGAGGCAGACTTCGGCGTCGACCCGACCGAGGCGGCGTACTGGACGGTCGACATCAGGGAGAACGAGGCCGGGCAGGCGTTTTCGGCGGTCCGCTTCGTGAGCGAGGCGGGCGCCGTCCTGGCCGTCCTGCCGGCCGCCCGGGCCCGCGTCCTCAACGCCCGGTTCGACTGGGACACAGGCGACGTGCTCGACGGCACCTCTCTCCGGCTCGCGCCCGGCACCCGCATCTCGTGGACGGTGGAGGTCCCAGACTGGCCCGGCAGCGAGGCCATCGCCTGGCCCGCGTTGCTGACTGCGGTGTACCGCGCGCCCGAAGGGGCGCGCTTCGCCATGGAGCTGGACGGTGCCGCCCTGGGCGAGATCCCCGGCCGCTCGTCGGGCGAAGGGGCGTGGGCCGCCGTCTCAGAGCCCTTCTCGCTCCAGCGAGGCGTCCACCAGGTCTCGATCACCGCCCTCGACGAGGCCGTGGTGGACCACGCGACGATCTCCGTCTCGGGCCTCTCTGAGGGCGCCGCCAGCGTGCTCGACCCGACCGACTGGCGGGCCTATGCGCCCCTCGCCCCGGGCGACGTCTGGCACTACCGCAGCACCCCGCCCGGGTGCCCGGGCTCCACCGACTGCGACGCCTCGGTCGACTACAAGCTGTTCCGGCTGTCCGCCACCGTCGACGACGAGGGACAGCCTGCGGTCAGGCGCACGGGGTCCTGGCTGAGCACCACCGACGTGGTCTACCAACGCACGCTCCGGCAGGACGCCGGGCTCCGCACGGTCGTGGAGGCGGGCGCGAACGCCCCCTACTCCCCGGCCGATGTTTACGCTATCGACCTTCCGCCCACCCCCTGTCCGCTGAACGGCCCCGGCGGCGTCAGCCCGGTGTGCCCCCCCTTCGCCTCCGCCCCGTACCACGCGAGCCAGGGCATTACGTGGACCGTGACCCCGAACGACACGGTGGTCATCGGCAGCGACACGCTCGCCGGCATCCCGACCCGGACCGCCGAGGTCTGGTCGGTGACGCAGTTCCGCAACGGCCCCTCGTACGCGCCTCGCACGCTCACGTATGCTGCCGGCCTCGGGCTCGTGCGCCAGGAGCAGGCCGACGGATGGGTGGACGAGCTGGTCTACGCCGAGATCGGCGGCCAGGTGACCGGCACCCCGGCGTGGGTCCTCGTCGCCTCCGAGGACGCGCCGGAGGCGGCAGAGGATGCGCTAAGGGTAGGACCGAACCCGACGGCAGGCCGCGTGCGGATCGGCCTCGCGTCCTCGGCGCCGGTCGAGGCCCGGGTGACGGTGCTCGACGCCCTCGGCCGTCAGGTCCTGCCCCCACGAGATGTCCGGCTGGGGGCAGCGTCGACGAGCGAGGTCGACCTGAGCCGTCTCGGGGCAGGCGTCTACGTGGTCCGTGTCGAGACCGCCGCAGCGGTGCGCTCCCACCTCGTGACCCGGCTCTGA
- a CDS encoding MBL fold metallo-hydrolase: MSASFSRRAALRGLGALGLGAALPATAASMPTPVRRDHHTLTAHTFSVGDATVTVIRDTGFQLPLGAIGVNVDSSRVLATLREYGLPTDNVPVDVNQLVIDHGDVRTLIDTGTGQGHLVSTMGALGMDPGSVDRVVVSHHHGDHIGGLSMDGTPTFPNASVHIGATELAFLDGFTGENGQVTAALAKLAPVRDRLQTYRSGDALMPGLTAMAAFGHTPGHMAFQLASGGGKLMIVSDAVAHPVVFFRHPTWLFGFDMDGATTVNTRRRLLSQAAREGTTLFASHMPFPGTGRVSVDGAGFRYTPFPMG; encoded by the coding sequence ATGTCTGCTTCGTTCTCCCGCCGCGCTGCCCTTCGGGGCCTCGGGGCTCTCGGCCTCGGCGCCGCGCTGCCGGCCACGGCCGCCTCCATGCCGACGCCCGTCCGCCGGGACCACCACACGCTCACGGCCCACACCTTCTCCGTCGGCGACGCGACCGTGACGGTGATCCGCGACACCGGCTTCCAGTTGCCGCTCGGCGCCATCGGCGTCAACGTGGACTCGTCGCGGGTGCTCGCCACGCTGCGGGAGTACGGGCTGCCGACGGACAACGTCCCGGTGGACGTGAACCAGCTCGTCATCGACCACGGCGATGTGCGGACGCTCATCGACACGGGCACCGGGCAGGGCCACCTCGTGTCCACAATGGGCGCGCTCGGCATGGACCCCGGCTCGGTGGATCGTGTCGTGGTGTCGCACCATCACGGCGATCACATCGGCGGTCTCTCGATGGACGGCACCCCGACGTTCCCGAACGCGAGCGTCCACATCGGCGCGACCGAGTTGGCGTTCCTGGACGGCTTCACGGGTGAGAACGGGCAGGTGACGGCGGCCCTCGCCAAGCTGGCGCCCGTCCGCGACCGCCTCCAGACGTACCGCTCGGGCGACGCGCTGATGCCGGGCCTGACGGCGATGGCGGCGTTCGGCCACACGCCGGGCCACATGGCGTTCCAGCTCGCCTCGGGCGGCGGCAAGCTGATGATCGTGAGCGACGCGGTCGCCCACCCGGTCGTGTTCTTCCGCCACCCGACGTGGCTGTTCGGCTTCGACATGGACGGCGCCACGACGGTGAACACCCGCCGCCGCCTGCTGAGCCAGGCCGCACGTGAGGGGACGACGCTGTTCGCCAGCCACATGCCGTTCCCGGGCACCGGCCGCGTGTCGGTGGACGGGGCGGGCTTCCGATACACACCGTTCCCGATGGGGTAG